A single window of Trichocoleus sp. FACHB-46 DNA harbors:
- a CDS encoding transposase family protein, whose product MARVCGTALYQPRSATALWRWTQSQVEADLRQVVVHLDVFRLYPTQEVQGFLFGMGQAQAHEWIYKLSGVLNQALGFEKQSPEREPYRLEEVIAQCPSLEFIIDGTERRINRPKDKTERKQYYSSKKKTFTVKNNIISQRRGKVAFLSDTYKGKKHDKAIYDEEEYQFPDGSKLWKDTGFQGYEPEGLTTFQPQKKPRKQELSEADKQRNREISRERVEIEHQIGGIKQCNIVVHPLRSRTNHFADAVMETACGLHNFRLSHRKLKSA is encoded by the coding sequence GTGGCAAGGGTATGTGGAACAGCACTATATCAACCGAGATCGGCAACGGCGCTATGGCGGTGGACGCAGTCCCAAGTTGAAGCAGACCTGCGACAAGTTGTTGTTCATCTTGATGTATTCCGGTTGTACCCGACCCAGGAAGTGCAAGGATTCCTATTTGGCATGGGTCAAGCTCAAGCGCATGAGTGGATCTATAAGCTGAGTGGAGTATTGAATCAAGCTCTCGGGTTCGAGAAGCAGTCGCCGGAGCGCGAACCCTATCGATTAGAGGAGGTAATAGCACAGTGCCCGAGTCTGGAATTTATCATTGATGGCACCGAGCGCCGCATCAACCGCCCCAAAGACAAAACCGAGCGCAAGCAATACTACAGCAGCAAGAAGAAGACATTTACGGTCAAGAACAACATCATCAGTCAGCGTCGAGGCAAAGTGGCGTTTTTGAGTGATACTTACAAGGGCAAAAAGCATGACAAAGCTATTTATGATGAGGAAGAGTATCAGTTTCCAGACGGCAGCAAGCTTTGGAAGGATACGGGCTTTCAAGGATATGAGCCAGAGGGTCTGACCACCTTTCAGCCCCAAAAGAAACCCCGCAAGCAGGAATTAAGCGAAGCAGACAAACAGCGCAATCGGGAGATCTCTCGAGAACGAGTAGAAATCGAACATCAGATTGGTGGCATCAAACAATGCAATATTGTGGTGCATCCGTTGAGGAGTCGAACGAATCACTTTGCCGATGCTGTCATGGAGACAGCTTGTGGTTTGCATAATTTTCGCTTGAGCCACCGCAAGCTTAAAAGTGCCTGA
- a CDS encoding cupin domain-containing protein, with protein sequence MTINQNGLFVQSDQGRSYYFGQDLYTFKAIGEETGEAYALCEVIVAPQGGTPPHRHSRENESFYVQDGEIEFQLDDRTLVATAGTFLHSPKGQLHQFTNTTSVPAKMLVWVTPAGFEKFIVEVGKAVNSQITAAPPLNAKDLDKILTTAPKYGIEIIPPPPKQ encoded by the coding sequence ATGACAATCAACCAAAACGGACTTTTTGTTCAATCGGATCAAGGTCGTTCTTACTACTTTGGTCAAGACCTCTATACCTTCAAAGCCATTGGTGAAGAGACCGGGGAAGCCTATGCGCTTTGTGAGGTTATCGTTGCGCCTCAAGGTGGTACTCCTCCCCATCGGCACAGCCGAGAAAATGAATCGTTCTATGTACAAGACGGAGAGATTGAATTTCAGCTTGACGATCGCACCTTGGTGGCAACGGCTGGAACCTTCCTCCATTCACCCAAAGGCCAGCTGCATCAATTTACCAATACAACCTCTGTCCCCGCCAAAATGTTGGTTTGGGTGACACCTGCTGGCTTTGAGAAATTTATTGTCGAAGTGGGAAAAGCGGTGAATAGTCAAATTACGGCTGCCCCACCTTTGAATGCTAAAGACTTAGATAAGATCCTCACTACTGCACCTAAGTACGGCATCGAGATTATTCCTCCGCCTCCCAAGCAATGA